The Kordia sp. SMS9 genome window below encodes:
- a CDS encoding response regulator transcription factor encodes MFTKVLIAEDMDDINTGVLTVLSKLEIGKIDHAQYCDDADLKAKKARKDEKPYELLITDLSFVKDHRKQKLSSGEDLIAKLKTDQPNLKVIVYSVEDKLQRVRRLVSEYGIDAYVCKGRKSLQELTNAIKKVFDGEQYLSQKIGGALSPKNDMEIDDYDIGLLKLLSKGLSQDEIAKDLKSRSISPNSLSSIEKRLSKLKIYFKANNAIHLIANAKDLGLI; translated from the coding sequence ATGTTTACTAAAGTTTTAATTGCCGAAGATATGGACGACATCAACACAGGTGTCCTCACAGTACTTTCCAAGTTAGAAATTGGAAAAATAGATCATGCACAATATTGTGATGATGCAGATTTGAAAGCCAAAAAAGCACGAAAAGATGAAAAACCGTATGAATTGTTGATTACCGATTTGTCTTTCGTAAAAGATCACCGAAAACAGAAATTGAGCTCTGGCGAAGACTTGATTGCCAAGTTAAAAACCGATCAGCCCAATTTAAAAGTCATTGTGTATTCTGTGGAAGACAAATTGCAACGCGTTCGCCGTTTGGTCTCTGAATACGGCATTGATGCCTATGTGTGCAAAGGACGAAAAAGCCTGCAAGAACTCACTAATGCCATCAAAAAAGTGTTTGACGGAGAGCAGTATTTATCTCAAAAAATTGGTGGTGCATTGAGTCCCAAAAATGATATGGAAATCGACGATTACGACATCGGATTGCTCAAATTATTGTCCAAAGGATTGAGTCAAGATGAAATTGCCAAAGATTTAAAAAGCCGTAGCATTTCACCCAACAGTCTGAGTTCCATTGAAAAGCGATTGAGTAAGTTGAAAATTTATTTCAAAGCAAATAACGCCATTCACTTAATCGCCAATGCCAAAGATTTAGGATTGATTTAA
- a CDS encoding ATP-binding protein encodes MKLLPTSSFFFCLIFLATIFSCKTEKIEKKITLSPTIKRLDSIVRAKNSIAEYDSAIFYGHQELNAAKKESNKRYIKKSLLRIQSAYKNQEEYDTALLYADKLYEVATTQKDTLYIAWALSRKAFSLKELKRYKLSYENYIDAKNLYQKINKHSKVAQMLLEISTLEKKTGSFGASQISALEGLDYVQNTKHYSTISSLYYNIAVAAKEQGDLITADKRINEAIALAEDSISGKKISEDMRIILYNAKANVFKENEDYTAAITIFKNLLNRYSEKSSKKNEVTIISNLAHTLFLRDGFNQKSDSLLKNALEFYKKSEDTSGLISVYMKLAEIYSNLNRKKALFYTDQVLQQANKLNNKKSFYEAYQQLIKIDATSDNINKYIELEKEIEQEEDLLQTQFANARFDFDEAEREKNIAERKQLISDEKEAKRTLQLFITLLVLMILVVLTFIIYFRIKRRHKIEKVKTVHVTEARISSKVHDELANDLYELMTQLETTNPEKETVLDKLDTIYNQARDISKQIQSIDTNKGFADELSNLFRSFQSDEVNVLLKRYDIEIWKGISSHIKITVYRVLQELLTNMKKHSNAGLVVVSIERKNKQLFIQYIDNGKGFTGKISKNGLLNAENRIRAIKGKLTFDTELHKGCKFSINVPV; translated from the coding sequence ATGAAACTACTACCAACGTCATCCTTCTTTTTTTGTTTGATATTTTTAGCAACTATTTTTTCATGTAAAACTGAAAAGATTGAAAAAAAAATAACCTTAAGTCCAACTATAAAAAGACTGGATTCTATTGTACGTGCAAAAAATAGTATAGCGGAATATGATAGTGCCATATTTTATGGACATCAGGAGTTAAATGCGGCAAAAAAAGAATCCAATAAAAGATATATTAAGAAATCGCTTCTACGTATTCAAAGTGCGTATAAAAATCAAGAAGAATATGATACTGCATTGCTTTATGCAGATAAGTTATATGAGGTAGCAACTACACAAAAAGACACTTTGTATATAGCTTGGGCTTTGAGTAGAAAGGCATTTTCCTTAAAAGAATTAAAGCGTTATAAATTGTCTTATGAAAATTACATAGACGCTAAAAACTTATATCAAAAAATTAACAAACATTCAAAAGTCGCTCAAATGCTTTTGGAAATTTCTACATTGGAGAAAAAAACTGGAAGCTTTGGTGCGAGTCAAATATCTGCTTTAGAAGGATTAGACTATGTTCAAAATACGAAACACTATAGTACAATAAGCAGTTTATATTATAATATTGCAGTGGCTGCAAAAGAACAAGGAGATTTAATTACTGCCGATAAGCGAATTAACGAGGCTATAGCTTTGGCAGAAGATTCAATATCAGGTAAAAAAATCAGTGAGGACATGCGAATTATACTTTATAATGCAAAAGCTAATGTATTTAAGGAAAATGAAGATTACACAGCTGCAATAACAATTTTTAAAAATTTATTAAATAGATATTCTGAAAAATCATCAAAGAAAAATGAGGTCACAATAATTAGCAATTTAGCACATACATTATTTTTAAGAGATGGTTTTAATCAAAAATCTGATTCACTTCTTAAAAATGCATTGGAATTTTACAAAAAAAGTGAAGATACTTCTGGATTGATAAGTGTGTACATGAAATTAGCAGAAATATACTCCAACTTAAATAGAAAAAAAGCATTATTTTACACAGATCAAGTTCTACAACAAGCTAACAAATTAAACAATAAGAAATCCTTTTATGAAGCTTATCAACAATTGATAAAAATAGATGCTACAAGTGACAATATAAACAAGTATATTGAATTAGAAAAAGAAATTGAACAAGAGGAAGACTTACTACAAACGCAATTTGCAAATGCAAGATTTGACTTTGATGAAGCGGAAAGAGAGAAGAATATAGCTGAGCGTAAGCAATTAATTTCTGATGAAAAAGAAGCAAAACGAACACTACAATTATTCATTACACTACTAGTTCTAATGATTCTAGTTGTCCTCACCTTCATCATTTACTTCCGCATCAAACGCCGCCACAAAATAGAAAAAGTAAAAACAGTGCACGTTACAGAAGCACGAATTTCCTCGAAAGTACACGACGAATTGGCGAATGATTTGTATGAACTCATGACGCAACTCGAAACGACAAACCCTGAAAAGGAAACAGTTTTGGACAAGTTAGATACAATTTACAATCAAGCACGCGATATTTCGAAGCAAATTCAAAGCATTGATACCAACAAAGGATTTGCAGACGAGTTGAGTAATTTGTTCCGAAGTTTTCAATCAGATGAAGTAAATGTACTATTGAAACGGTATGATATCGAAATCTGGAAAGGAATTTCGTCACATATCAAAATTACCGTATATCGTGTATTGCAAGAGTTGCTTACAAATATGAAAAAGCACAGCAATGCTGGTCTGGTAGTGGTTTCTATCGAAAGAAAAAATAAGCAATTGTTCATTCAATATATTGATAATGGGAAAGGCTTTACAGGGAAAATTTCTAAAAATGGATTGTTAAATGCGGAAAACCGTATTCGCGCAATTAAAGGAAAACTTACTTTTGATACAGAACTTCACAAAGGTTGTAAGTTTAGTATTAATGTTCCAGTATGA
- a CDS encoding pseudouridine synthase yields MAKERHGKSKVKADNKRPRGKKSFEKKKSSDGKKSFDEKKSLDRRKPNSNYKKKAAPKPKSSSNPNEMRLNKYISNSGICSRREADMHISIGSVTVNGKVVTEMGYKVQLTDEVRFDGRVINPEKATYILLNKPKGFLVTTKDEKNRRTVMDLVATATTARIVPVGRLERQTTGLLLFTNDGELARKLTDPHQKVRKIYHVELDRNLSQADFNKIKDGINIRGDVHQVDEISWIQGASKREVGIKVSTGSNGLVKAIFEHLSYTVARLDRVVFAGLTKKDLPRSHWRELTAQEVINLKHL; encoded by the coding sequence ATGGCAAAAGAGCGACACGGTAAAAGTAAAGTCAAAGCAGATAATAAGCGTCCAAGAGGAAAAAAGTCTTTTGAAAAAAAGAAATCTTCGGATGGTAAAAAATCGTTTGACGAAAAAAAATCGTTGGATAGAAGGAAGCCAAATTCAAATTATAAGAAGAAAGCAGCACCCAAACCAAAATCTTCAAGCAATCCGAATGAGATGCGCTTGAATAAGTATATTTCCAATTCAGGCATTTGTTCACGACGAGAAGCTGATATGCACATTTCTATCGGAAGTGTCACTGTAAACGGTAAAGTGGTCACTGAAATGGGATACAAAGTACAATTGACAGACGAAGTTCGTTTTGATGGACGCGTGATCAATCCTGAAAAGGCTACCTATATTTTATTGAACAAACCGAAAGGATTTTTGGTGACTACCAAAGACGAAAAAAATCGCAGAACGGTGATGGATTTAGTCGCAACTGCAACGACAGCGCGAATTGTTCCTGTGGGACGTTTGGAGCGACAAACTACGGGTTTATTACTATTTACAAACGACGGGGAATTGGCAAGAAAATTAACCGATCCACATCAAAAAGTGCGTAAAATCTATCATGTAGAATTGGATAGAAACCTAAGTCAGGCAGATTTCAACAAAATCAAAGACGGAATTAACATTCGAGGTGATGTACATCAAGTAGATGAAATTTCGTGGATTCAAGGTGCTTCCAAGCGCGAAGTAGGTATCAAAGTCAGCACAGGAAGCAACGGTTTGGTCAAAGCTATTTTTGAGCATTTATCGTACACGGTAGCACGTTTAGATCGTGTGGTTTTTGCAGGATTGACCAAGAAAGACTTACCAAGAAGTCATTGGCGCGAATTAACCGCTCAAGAAGTCATCAATCTAAAGCATTTATAA
- a CDS encoding carbon-nitrogen hydrolase family protein: MSSSHELKVALAQIAPVWLDKSKTIAKIQQQILEASKQDCELIVFGEALLPGYPFWVANTNGATFNSTLQKEIHRHYVQNSIQVEKGDLDEICKLAKTHNIAIYLGLMERASDRGGHSIYCSLAYINQDGNIASMHRKLMPTYEERLTWASGDGNGLKVHPLKDFMVGGLNCWENWMPLPRAALYGMGENVHIAVWPGSEENTKDITRFIARESRSYVISVSSLMRKVDIPNNIPNVEEILKNVPDELANGGSCIASPDGEWLIPPVLHKEGLIIATLDFNRVLEERQNFDAVGHYSRPDVTQLTVNRERQSTIKLND; encoded by the coding sequence ATGTCATCTTCACACGAATTAAAAGTGGCTTTAGCACAAATAGCACCAGTTTGGTTGGACAAATCTAAAACGATAGCAAAAATACAACAGCAAATTCTTGAAGCCAGCAAGCAAGATTGTGAACTCATCGTTTTTGGCGAAGCGTTATTGCCTGGTTATCCGTTTTGGGTTGCCAATACGAATGGCGCCACTTTCAATTCGACCTTGCAAAAAGAAATTCACCGACATTATGTTCAAAATTCCATTCAAGTAGAAAAAGGCGATTTGGACGAAATTTGCAAGTTGGCAAAAACACATAACATCGCTATTTATTTAGGGTTGATGGAACGTGCTTCAGATCGTGGCGGACATAGCATTTACTGTTCGTTAGCCTACATAAATCAAGACGGAAACATAGCGTCCATGCACAGAAAACTCATGCCAACGTATGAAGAACGTTTAACGTGGGCGAGCGGAGATGGAAACGGATTGAAAGTACATCCATTAAAAGATTTTATGGTTGGTGGACTCAATTGTTGGGAAAATTGGATGCCGTTGCCAAGAGCAGCTTTGTATGGAATGGGCGAAAATGTTCACATTGCAGTGTGGCCAGGAAGTGAAGAAAACACCAAAGACATTACGCGTTTTATTGCACGTGAATCGCGCTCGTATGTGATTTCTGTATCTAGTTTGATGCGAAAAGTTGATATTCCAAACAATATTCCGAATGTAGAAGAAATCTTAAAAAATGTTCCTGACGAATTGGCAAATGGCGGATCGTGTATTGCAAGTCCTGATGGCGAATGGTTAATTCCGCCTGTATTGCACAAAGAAGGTTTAATCATCGCTACACTTGATTTTAATCGCGTATTGGAAGAACGTCAAAACTTTGATGCGGTTGGACATTATTCGCGCCCAGACGTCACACAATTAACCGTGAATAGAGAACGTCAAAGTACCATCAAACTAAATGACTGA
- a CDS encoding geranylgeranylglycerol-phosphate geranylgeranyltransferase: MLSRKRKLFYYKLFSLFSVVRGYNILIIVIAQYLAAKFILAPKESFMEIILDWNLHALIIASAVAIAGGYIINNFYDAEKDLINRPRKSMLDRLVSQRTKITVYFILNFISAGIASLVSFRAFIFFSAYIFGIWFYSHKMKKIPFLGNLTSAFLAITPFFAVFIYYGNLYSVIFVHATFLFLLILIREFIKDLENIKGDLVQNYKTIPVMYGEKVSKGLITFATMIAVSVTVLLLSQYDTGYMRYYFYGSIVLLIFSVIILYKSNTKPQYLLLHNILKFIIVSGVFSIPLLNIEAILDKITRVL, encoded by the coding sequence ATGTTATCTAGAAAGCGCAAGCTATTTTACTACAAACTTTTCAGCTTATTTTCGGTGGTAAGAGGCTATAACATTCTTATTATCGTAATTGCGCAATATCTAGCAGCCAAATTTATTTTAGCACCTAAGGAAAGTTTCATGGAGATCATTCTCGATTGGAATTTACATGCATTAATTATAGCTTCTGCTGTTGCCATTGCAGGCGGATATATTATCAACAACTTCTACGATGCAGAAAAAGATTTGATCAATCGACCACGAAAATCCATGTTGGATCGTTTGGTAAGTCAGCGCACAAAAATTACCGTATATTTCATTCTCAACTTTATCTCTGCGGGAATTGCAAGTTTGGTATCGTTTCGAGCGTTTATCTTCTTTTCAGCCTATATTTTCGGAATTTGGTTTTATTCACATAAGATGAAAAAAATTCCATTTTTGGGAAACCTCACTTCTGCATTCTTAGCAATCACGCCGTTTTTTGCTGTATTTATCTATTATGGGAATTTGTACAGCGTCATTTTTGTACACGCAACCTTTCTCTTTTTACTAATTCTCATTCGTGAATTCATCAAAGATTTAGAAAATATCAAAGGTGATTTGGTACAAAATTACAAAACCATTCCTGTGATGTACGGCGAAAAAGTTTCCAAAGGATTGATCACATTTGCTACGATGATTGCGGTTTCTGTAACAGTTTTGTTGCTTTCTCAATACGATACAGGCTATATGCGTTATTATTTCTACGGAAGTATTGTATTGTTAATTTTCTCCGTCATCATTCTCTACAAATCCAACACAAAACCACAATATTTGTTATTACACAACATTCTAAAATTCATTATCGTTTCTGGTGTTTTTAGCATTCCATTGTTAAATATTGAAGCAATTTTGGATAAAATTACACGCGTTTTGTAA
- a CDS encoding mevalonate kinase produces MKGPLFYSKILLFGEYGIIKDSKGLSIPYNFYKGALKIDDNSSDEAKESNESLKGFANHLEALHADLVTFDIATLKSDLEQGMYFDSSIPQGYGVGSSGALVASIYDKYAYDKITVLENLTRDKLLKLKEIFGAMESFFHGKSSGLDPLNSYLSIPILINSKDNIEPTGIPSQNEVGQGAVFLLDSGIMGETAPMVNIFMENMKQEGFRNMLKDQFIKHTDSCVEDFLKGDIKSLFGNLKSLSKVVFNNFKPMIPQQFHSLWKQGIETNDYYLKLCGSGGGGYILGFTQNIQKTKETLKDYKLEVVYNF; encoded by the coding sequence ATGAAAGGACCACTTTTCTATTCAAAAATATTACTTTTCGGAGAATACGGAATCATCAAAGATTCTAAAGGACTCTCTATTCCATATAACTTTTACAAAGGAGCGTTGAAAATTGACGACAATTCATCTGACGAAGCCAAAGAATCGAACGAAAGTTTGAAAGGTTTTGCGAATCACTTAGAAGCTTTGCATGCTGACTTAGTCACGTTTGATATTGCTACTTTAAAAAGTGACTTAGAACAAGGAATGTATTTTGATTCTTCCATTCCACAAGGCTATGGTGTGGGAAGTTCTGGAGCATTGGTCGCTTCTATTTACGATAAATACGCGTATGATAAAATTACGGTTTTAGAAAACTTAACAAGAGATAAGCTTTTAAAATTAAAAGAGATTTTCGGCGCGATGGAATCATTCTTTCACGGAAAAAGTTCTGGTTTAGATCCGTTAAATAGTTATTTGAGCATTCCAATTTTAATCAATTCGAAAGACAATATTGAGCCTACGGGAATTCCGTCGCAGAACGAAGTAGGACAAGGAGCGGTATTTTTATTAGACAGTGGAATTATGGGAGAAACGGCACCAATGGTGAATATTTTTATGGAAAATATGAAGCAAGAAGGTTTCCGTAATATGCTAAAAGATCAATTTATAAAACACACGGATTCTTGTGTGGAAGATTTCTTAAAAGGCGATATAAAATCCTTATTTGGAAACCTAAAATCCTTATCAAAAGTTGTATTTAATAACTTCAAACCTATGATTCCTCAACAATTTCATTCGCTTTGGAAACAAGGAATTGAAACCAACGATTACTACTTGAAACTTTGTGGATCTGGCGGCGGCGGATACATTCTTGGATTTACTCAAAATATTCAAAAAACAAAAGAAACGCTCAAAGACTACAAATTGGAAGTAGTATACAACTTCTAA
- a CDS encoding diphosphomevalonate/mevalonate 3,5-bisphosphate decarboxylase family protein: MKVAAFLPNDYTKNVASGNVTWKSPSNIALIKYWGKKEDQIPQNPSISFTLEACATTTKLSYKKHDQPQNDFSFDLFFEGTQKDDFKPKINTFLKRVEQYLPFLKDYHFTIETSNSFPHSSGIASSASGMSALALCLMSLEKELNPKISQEDFNRKASFLARLGSGSASRSIEGDIIVWGQHANTIGSSDLFGIKYPYGVHEVFKKYHDTILLVDKGEKQVSSTVGHDLMYNHPFAQQRFVQAHENLTKIQSVLADGDLKEFIAIVESEALTLHAMMMTSSPYFILMKPNTLEIINRIWKFRETSGTHVCFTLDAGANVHVLYPENEKDTVYPFIQKELLKFCQNEHHICDQIGFGAKKL, translated from the coding sequence ATGAAAGTAGCTGCATTTCTGCCCAACGACTATACAAAAAATGTTGCATCGGGAAACGTCACTTGGAAATCGCCAAGTAACATTGCACTGATCAAATATTGGGGGAAAAAGGAAGACCAAATTCCGCAAAATCCGTCTATCAGTTTTACGTTAGAAGCTTGTGCAACCACCACAAAATTGTCTTATAAAAAGCACGATCAGCCACAAAATGATTTTTCTTTTGACCTATTTTTTGAAGGAACACAAAAGGACGACTTCAAACCAAAAATCAATACATTTTTAAAACGTGTTGAACAATATTTGCCGTTTTTAAAAGACTATCATTTTACAATAGAAACCTCAAATTCCTTTCCGCACAGTAGTGGAATTGCGTCTTCTGCATCTGGAATGAGTGCGTTGGCGTTGTGTTTGATGAGTTTGGAAAAAGAACTCAATCCAAAAATATCTCAGGAAGATTTCAACCGAAAAGCGTCATTTTTAGCGCGTTTGGGTTCAGGAAGTGCCAGCAGAAGTATTGAAGGCGATATAATTGTTTGGGGACAACATGCAAACACCATCGGAAGTTCAGATTTATTTGGCATCAAATATCCCTACGGCGTTCATGAAGTTTTCAAAAAATATCACGACACAATTTTATTGGTAGACAAAGGAGAAAAGCAGGTGAGCAGTACTGTGGGACACGATTTAATGTACAATCATCCGTTTGCGCAACAACGTTTTGTGCAAGCACATGAAAATTTAACCAAAATACAATCTGTTTTGGCTGATGGCGATCTCAAAGAATTCATTGCCATTGTAGAAAGTGAAGCATTAACGCTTCATGCCATGATGATGACGTCTTCGCCATATTTCATTTTAATGAAGCCTAATACGTTGGAAATCATCAACCGAATTTGGAAATTTCGTGAAACTTCAGGAACACATGTGTGTTTTACTTTAGATGCTGGAGCAAATGTTCATGTATTATATCCTGAAAATGAAAAAGATACCGTATATCCATTTATCCAAAAAGAACTACTAAAATTTTGCCAAAATGAACATCACATTTGTGATCAAATAGGTTTTGGAGCAAAAAAGTTGTAA
- a CDS encoding NAD(P)/FAD-dependent oxidoreductase — translation MTKHIDILIIGGGAAGFFTAINIAKKHPLLSVVILERGKEFLTKVRISGGGRCNVTHACFDPKELVQYYPRGEKELLGPFHQFCCGDTMGWFEERGVALKIEDDGRIFPVTDSSQTIIDCFLSEAEKYQVDFRVNHAVRNISKGNGVWHVETSQGTLEAKKVVFTTGSNPKMWKLLETLGHTIVPAVPSLFTFNIKDARIKDLLGIATPANVKVVGAKLESNGPLLITHWGMSGPGILKLSAWGARILADKHYNFQIEVNWLDDIDKEDCLVSIKDFKIELAKKMVQKNNPFHLPKRLWQRIVEAAGIKDQTRWADLNKQQTEQLASQLTEAIFNVKGKSTFKEEFVTAGGIDLKEVNFKTFESKKHKNLYFAGEILNIDAITGGFNFQNAWTGSYIIANSIEN, via the coding sequence TTGACTAAACACATAGACATTCTCATCATTGGTGGCGGCGCAGCAGGATTTTTTACAGCAATTAATATTGCAAAAAAACATCCTTTATTGTCTGTGGTGATTTTGGAAAGAGGCAAAGAATTCTTGACAAAAGTTCGCATTTCTGGTGGCGGACGTTGCAATGTAACACACGCATGTTTTGATCCGAAAGAACTCGTACAATACTATCCAAGAGGCGAAAAAGAATTGTTAGGACCATTTCATCAGTTTTGTTGTGGCGATACGATGGGTTGGTTTGAAGAACGCGGCGTAGCATTGAAAATTGAAGATGATGGTCGAATTTTCCCTGTCACAGATTCATCACAAACAATCATTGATTGCTTTCTGAGTGAAGCAGAAAAATACCAAGTAGATTTTAGAGTGAATCATGCCGTACGAAATATTTCAAAAGGAAATGGTGTTTGGCACGTAGAAACCAGTCAAGGAACTTTAGAAGCTAAAAAAGTAGTATTTACCACAGGAAGCAATCCAAAAATGTGGAAACTGTTAGAAACGCTTGGACATACCATTGTTCCTGCGGTTCCATCGTTGTTTACATTCAATATCAAAGATGCACGCATCAAAGATTTACTCGGAATTGCCACGCCAGCCAATGTAAAAGTTGTTGGTGCAAAACTCGAATCCAATGGACCGTTGCTCATTACACATTGGGGAATGAGCGGACCAGGAATTTTAAAACTTTCCGCTTGGGGCGCACGGATTTTGGCAGACAAACACTACAATTTTCAAATAGAAGTCAATTGGTTAGATGATATTGATAAAGAAGATTGCTTGGTAAGTATCAAAGATTTCAAAATAGAATTGGCGAAAAAAATGGTTCAAAAAAACAATCCGTTTCACTTGCCAAAACGTTTATGGCAACGAATTGTGGAAGCGGCAGGAATCAAAGATCAAACGCGTTGGGCAGATTTGAATAAGCAGCAAACGGAACAATTGGCAAGTCAACTCACAGAAGCTATTTTCAATGTAAAAGGCAAAAGTACCTTCAAAGAAGAATTTGTCACGGCAGGCGGAATTGATCTCAAAGAAGTCAACTTTAAAACCTTCGAAAGTAAAAAACACAAAAATCTCTACTTTGCTGGTGAAATTCTCAATATTGATGCCATTACTGGCGGATTTAACTTTCAAAATGCTTGGACGGGAAGTTATATTATAGCTAATAGTATTGAGAATTGA
- a CDS encoding GH25 family lysozyme, whose protein sequence is MSDYIKGIDISHDQGNLIDSINTNNTDLSFVFCKASGGITIQDQDFAHNWEMIPQQGFIRGAYHFYYTNDAPQSQADNFFNVVGNDFPSDALPPVVDFENGSIKTTDHAQIITDLLDFLELLEQKYQRTPIIYTNKSTGDSYLNDARFAKYPLWVSNPTTASAPKMPSTWADWTFWQYSFDGNINGIPVDEDYFNGSLNDLKQFIRQSAISS, encoded by the coding sequence ATGTCTGACTATATCAAAGGAATTGACATTTCACATGATCAAGGAAATCTCATCGATTCCATCAACACCAATAATACAGATTTATCGTTTGTATTTTGCAAAGCTTCTGGAGGAATTACGATTCAAGATCAAGATTTTGCACACAATTGGGAAATGATTCCACAACAAGGATTTATTAGAGGCGCGTATCATTTTTATTATACAAACGATGCACCACAATCACAAGCCGACAACTTTTTTAATGTGGTTGGAAATGATTTCCCTTCAGATGCATTGCCACCTGTGGTCGATTTTGAAAATGGAAGTATTAAAACGACCGATCATGCACAAATTATCACCGATTTGCTTGATTTTTTAGAGCTGTTAGAACAGAAATACCAACGTACGCCTATTATTTACACCAATAAAAGCACAGGCGACAGCTATTTGAATGATGCTCGATTTGCAAAATATCCACTTTGGGTTTCGAATCCTACGACAGCTTCTGCTCCAAAAATGCCAAGTACATGGGCAGATTGGACGTTTTGGCAATATAGTTTTGATGGAAATATAAATGGAATTCCTGTGGATGAAGATTATTTTAATGGAAGTTTAAACGATTTGAAACAATTTATTAGACAAAGCGCAATTTCAAGTTAA
- the rluF gene encoding 23S rRNA pseudouridine(2604) synthase RluF: MSEVQLTRINKFLSEAGYCSRRAADKLIEQRRVTINGKVPEMGTKIAPGDEVRVDGELISNPKEKPVYLAFNKPIGIVCTTDTRVEKDNIIDYINYPTRIFPIGRLDKPSEGLIFLTSDGDIVNKILRARNNHEKEYEVTVNHPITADFIQKMGDGIPILGTLTRQCKVEQLTKYSFRIILTQGLNRQIRRMCEYLDYRVVKLKRTRIMHIELDVPVGQWRDLTEEELQGIYDSTNHSSKTHLDKT; the protein is encoded by the coding sequence ATGAGCGAAGTACAACTAACGAGAATCAACAAGTTTTTAAGTGAAGCTGGCTACTGTTCGCGCAGAGCTGCTGATAAATTGATTGAACAACGACGCGTAACGATTAACGGGAAAGTTCCAGAAATGGGAACGAAAATTGCTCCTGGCGACGAAGTTCGAGTGGATGGCGAGTTGATTTCAAATCCGAAAGAAAAACCTGTGTATTTGGCATTTAACAAACCGATTGGAATTGTGTGTACAACCGATACACGCGTGGAAAAGGATAATATTATTGACTACATTAATTACCCGACGCGAATTTTTCCAATTGGTCGTTTGGACAAACCAAGTGAAGGTTTGATTTTCTTGACAAGCGATGGCGATATTGTGAACAAAATTCTACGCGCACGTAACAATCACGAGAAAGAATATGAAGTGACCGTAAATCATCCGATTACGGCTGATTTTATTCAGAAAATGGGCGATGGAATTCCTATTTTAGGAACATTAACGCGACAATGTAAAGTAGAACAATTGACCAAGTATAGCTTCAGAATTATTTTGACACAGGGTTTGAATCGTCAAATTCGTAGAATGTGTGAGTACTTGGATTATAGAGTGGTGAAGTTGAAACGAACACGAATTATGCATATTGAATTGGATGTTCCTGTGGGACAATGGCGTGATTTGACCGAAGAAGAATTGCAAGGAATTTACGACTCAACGAATCATTCTTCTAAAACACATCTTGATAAGACATAA